The following DNA comes from Methanomassiliicoccales archaeon.
CACATTCCATTGTTGTTGGCATTTATTAATGAGCTAAAAAGAATGAAAGCTCTATTCCGGGCCCCTGCTCTTATAAGGATATCCAAAAATTGCCTCAGATCTTTGAATCCTCATTCGATTTCGGTGTCATTGCAATGTCTCGCTCAAAATTGCATCTATCATAGATGACATAATGAAAAATCCGCTCGCAGTATGCAAAAGATATGACAAAGCATATCACCAGTTCAAAGACATCGAAGTATCGAATTGTTTAACAAATTATCCATCTATTCACATTAAGAGAGCCCGCCGCATCAAGGTAACGGCTGTGTGGTTTGCTGGAAAAATTACGAGGTAGATCTATGTTCAAGAAGACTGAGATTTTTCTTTCAGACGCGGGCTTCATGAGTTTAATCATTTCCTACATGGAAGTCTACAAGAACGAGTGCCACGGAGTGCTACTGGGATGTCAGACTACTGGGCGCATAATCGTCGAGTATGCTATTCCCTTTCAATCGGCGAGGGGGAAGTTTTCGCAGGTCGTGCCGAATTGGAGGAGGGGGCTCAAACTGATCGAGATTCACCCCAAGCTGATACACATGCAAAAACTGGGATACTTCCACTCACATCCCCAAGTTAGGTACACACGTGGCGTGCCTGTGCTGAGCGAGGAGGACAAAGATTACATGACGGATGGGGAGATCGAGATCGTAGTGGCGATCAACGACGCGAAGAGGAGGGTTAATTGGGGGAGAATCGCAGAATAAGCTCTCGGGCACTTTGGGCAAGTATCACCTTGCGATTGCGTGGTTTTACAAGATAAAGAAAGACGGCGAAATCCTTCAGTATAGGACCCTGTGCCCTTATGCCATTGAATTTGATTACGCATTCGAAGAATAGCTGTGTTGAATGAAATATCTATTCATCCAGCAAGGCCAAGGCGTCCGCACTGCGGTTTCATGCTCTCTTCTCTGCAAAATTGGTTGTAAATCATTGTAGTCCGCCCTGCGAAAATCATTGCGATATGAAAGAGAAAAATTTAACACATCAGCAGCATCTCCACGCGGTCCAGATGTTACCCACAATTAATTCTGAATACATCGAATCGGAATGTACAACGCAGTCTCAACGAATACATCAAAGTTCTAAAGCCGCCTTTTTTTGAACACTCAAGCCGTCGATGGATATGCAACCAGATTTCAGCGGTAAAATTCCTCATTTTGTATCTATTTGGACATTGATAACACGCCGCCAGGAAAGTTGTCTGCGAAGGTACAGATAACTGAAAAATCGTGCCTGTTGTCCCCGAAAATGAAATCTCCACACAAACAAATTTCATGGCGCAGTTTCTAAATGGATATTGAATTGCCTTTTTGCCCAGTTAATTGCCTCTTGAAAGTCTCTGCTTCTGAAGAGAACCTTTATGCCGTCCGGATCTTCGCTACTGACCTGGTGCATATAGCCTTGGTTTCTTCGGATGACGGCCGCTGCGCCACCAGGAATATGCGCTGGAATCTGCCTTTCCCTCAATCTCGCATATAAGTGAAATTTTTCTTCCCGCGAATGCCACGCAATCTCAATGAACCCAAAAGACATCCCGATCCTATAACTCTCAACGATTACCACTGGATGTTTCCTTACTTCGCTTTCACTGATTTTCATATCGAATCGCACTCCCAAATTTCTGATCCCAGAGATTTAATACGACCGACCAAAATATATTTTCTTATTCAATCAGTCGTCTTTGATATCAGTTCTATTCAAATGACGCACAACCGATCCCGCTTGGAATAGCTGCATTTAAAGTTGAAGCAGATGTCCCGCTTGGTTTGTCTCAGTATTACAAGCATTATTCTTTATCAAGTGCCCCTTTCGACGCGCCGACTCAGCTTGAAATCGAGATGAAATAGAAAAGAGGCTTGCGTTCTTAAGGGAAAATACAACGACATTTGCACAAAATCTCCAATATGCTTCGGCATATTTTTCTGTTCATTTGTGTTTACTCGGCAAAAACCAAACACCCTATTTCCTCTCATTGAATTTCAATTCTCAGGACGAAGCATACACACTCCGGCAGAGAGTTGCACCATCTCGCAACCAATCGAAAAGTTTGCATTATCAAAGATAGCGAACTGTAGAGTGCAAAAGATCGCCTCAGGCAGATCCCAATTTGATCTTTCTTACCTTTCTCACCTTGCGCACCCCGAATTCTCTTGCAGGCGGGGATTTGCCACCTTGGGGGATTGCTTCATTGTGGTCCTTTTTGCCTTGGATGAGAGTTTTAATATCTAAGTACTTGGGAAAGGATACAGGAAGACCGAAATCGGGCTCCGTCTCGCCGATTTCCGAATCATTGACATGACCGCACTTAGGGCACCGTTCGAACGTGAGCGATCCCTCATACAACCGTTTTCCCGCTATAAACCCGTCAAAATATCCGCGCCAATAGACCTCTTCAATCTTTCCTACTTCAATCCCGAGCGCAATCCGCATGATCTGTGCGCGGGGCATTCCTGCTGTTTTTGCCATGACTTCCAATTTCTTCAGCTGCTCCTCGGTAACCCGAATGGAAACGACGGGGTGCTTCATGTCGTATCTTTCCTTTGTAGGTGGTGCACTTCTGACCTTTGCCATCTAATCACTTCCTTTCTCCATGCATATTTCCTTTGAGAAACCGCGTAAACGATATATCGAAAACGATATCGAATACGCAGTTGAGTCGAATCGTATACGCCTTTTCCTCAATCCACCAATTGACATCCTATTCCCCGTAAACGATATCTCACATCCTGCGCAGTTAGGCGGATAGGTGTTCAAGAGATTGCCATTGATTCTGATCTTCATTTCTTTCAACTGCTCATCCCTCATGCGCATCACCATCCAATGCAGCATCATTTGACAGATTTGAAGGCGACCTGGTAATTTTCGATCGAATCTCCCTCGAGTAACCCATCTGAGAGATGCGAGTTTCGAATGCGATTTCCACGCTCATGCCCAGCTCATCAAACGCCCTCTGCGGCATCGTGATGAGGTCGAATGCGAAGGCTGAGTGCATCTGGCGGCGGAGTTCTTCGATACTTATATTAGAATTCATGCTGCCCAGCTCGAGCAGCACGGCTAAGGCCTTTGTTGAGTTCCTTACCATGAATTCAATTTCGTCCCGCTCAGCCTTTTCTATCGGTTTCCCGTCCTCCCGTTTAAATCGTGAGGATAAGTAGTTTCGCAGATCTTTCGCTATGACTCCCTGCGCCCAAGCCGTTTGCCTTATGACTGAGAGTACGCCAATGTGCAACGTG
Coding sequences within:
- a CDS encoding ribbon-helix-helix domain-containing protein, whose amino-acid sequence is MAKVRSAPPTKERYDMKHPVVSIRVTEEQLKKLEVMAKTAGMPRAQIMRIALGIEVGKIEEVYWRGYFDGFIAGKRLYEGSLTFERCPKCGHVNDSEIGETEPDFGLPVSFPKYLDIKTLIQGKKDHNEAIPQGGKSPPAREFGVRKVRKVRKIKLGSA